A region of Vibrio chagasii DNA encodes the following proteins:
- a CDS encoding sodium:solute symporter, translating to MNSLFTSLDWAVFAIYFVVIAFTGWHFSRTKITSTKDYFLGGNSMPMWVVAISVLATSQSAATFLGGPESSYRGDLTYLATNIGGILGAIFVALILIPRFYQNKVSTVYELLKVRFGEKTKQRAGVMYLVGRVFASGARLYMAAIAVSMILFTNIDPSSVITSVVILVTVGLAYTYMGGIRSVIWSDLIQLVVYVGAAIAVIIYLLGQIPADFSQIAQVLANPGEGQSSKLTLLDFTLDLTPAGTFSFWACITGFVLLNIGAFGLDQDMTQRVLTCKDAKQGSKAMINSIIFSIPVVLVFMSIGLLLYVFYQRPDLMGVEGKDVVQSFNGENVTIFMYYVLNEMPAGLRGLVTVGVVAAALSTLNSGLNSMSSVAIQDIYKPWLEARKGEQDDFHYVKAGRFGMAAAALALGSMGILCYYWQQYTDMPLLSFALSVMVFAYTGLLGVYFTAIFTERGNETSVALALVAGFLTTLLMQAYVWDSVMGMINTNWVGVRLAFPYQLCVGTFVSLIVCLSGKKQPQEANKLQTVSQ from the coding sequence ATGAATTCACTATTTACTTCGCTGGATTGGGCGGTATTTGCGATTTACTTCGTTGTTATCGCCTTCACAGGTTGGCATTTCAGCCGAACCAAAATCACGAGTACCAAGGACTATTTTTTAGGTGGTAACTCAATGCCAATGTGGGTGGTGGCTATCTCGGTACTAGCAACCTCACAGTCAGCAGCGACGTTTTTAGGTGGACCAGAATCGAGCTACCGTGGCGATCTCACTTACCTAGCGACTAATATTGGCGGTATTTTGGGTGCTATTTTTGTCGCACTGATTCTGATTCCTCGCTTTTATCAAAACAAAGTTTCAACAGTATATGAGCTACTGAAAGTACGTTTTGGAGAGAAAACCAAGCAGCGTGCCGGTGTGATGTATTTGGTTGGTCGTGTGTTTGCTTCTGGTGCTCGCCTATATATGGCGGCTATCGCAGTATCTATGATTCTATTTACCAATATTGACCCAAGCAGCGTCATCACTTCCGTGGTGATTTTGGTCACCGTTGGTCTCGCTTACACCTACATGGGTGGTATCCGCTCGGTTATCTGGAGTGATCTTATCCAACTTGTGGTGTACGTCGGTGCGGCTATTGCGGTCATTATCTACTTACTAGGTCAGATCCCGGCAGATTTCAGCCAAATAGCACAAGTGCTTGCCAACCCTGGTGAAGGTCAATCTTCGAAGCTGACCTTACTCGATTTCACTCTTGATTTAACACCTGCTGGTACTTTCAGCTTCTGGGCATGTATTACTGGATTTGTACTGCTGAACATTGGTGCGTTTGGTCTTGATCAAGACATGACCCAGCGAGTTCTAACCTGTAAAGATGCCAAGCAAGGCTCTAAGGCGATGATCAACTCAATCATCTTCTCTATCCCTGTTGTGTTGGTTTTCATGTCGATTGGCCTACTTCTGTATGTTTTCTATCAAAGACCGGACCTAATGGGTGTCGAAGGAAAAGATGTCGTGCAGAGCTTCAATGGTGAGAACGTGACGATTTTCATGTACTACGTGCTTAATGAAATGCCGGCAGGTCTTCGAGGCTTAGTGACAGTTGGTGTGGTTGCCGCTGCACTTTCAACACTAAACTCAGGCTTGAATTCAATGTCTTCTGTCGCGATTCAAGATATCTACAAACCATGGCTAGAAGCTCGTAAAGGCGAACAAGATGACTTCCATTATGTAAAAGCAGGTCGCTTCGGTATGGCCGCAGCTGCGCTAGCCTTAGGTAGCATGGGTATCTTGTGTTACTACTGGCAGCAATACACCGACATGCCATTATTGTCGTTTGCTTTGAGTGTGATGGTGTTTGCTTACACTGGACTACTGGGGGTTTACTTCACGGCCATTTTCACCGAGCGTGGCAATGAAACATCAGTAGCATTAGCACTTGTGGCCGGCTTCCTAACAACATTACTGATGCAAGCTTATGTTTGGGATAGTGTAATGGGTATGATTAATACGAATTGGGTGGGCGTTCGATTGGCCTTCCCATATCAACTGTGTGTAGGCACCTTTGTCTCATTAATCGTATGTCTTTCAGGCAAGAAACAGCCTCAAGAAGCAAATAAACTACAAACGGTTAGCCAATGA